One Nicotiana tomentosiformis chromosome 4, ASM39032v3, whole genome shotgun sequence genomic window carries:
- the LOC138909607 gene encoding uncharacterized protein, translating into MGDGHHRTTATSSQKGSDKKIGECDVVDFLWENIICRFGIPKEIACDNGPQFIGAKITKFLKDLKIERITSSSYHPSANSQAESTNKVIIENLKKILEAAKGKWPEELPGVLWAYQTTAKSSTGETPFSLVYSVEALIPVEVGKPTLRYSQTNEESNNEAILINLELLEGCRDLAHVRMLNQKQRMERYYNQRANFHFFKAGDLVLRKVTQNTGELNTGKLDPIWEGPYRISAITGKGSYELENQNGDKFPSN; encoded by the exons atgggggatggacatcatcgGACCACTGCCACCAGCTCCCAGAAAG gttctGATAAGAAGATCGGAGAATGCGATGTGGTCGACTTcctatgggaaaatataatttgcagattcggaataccaaaagagatagcatgcgacaatgggccacagtttatcggtgcaaaGATTACAAAGTTCCTCAAAGATTTGAAAATAGAGAGAATCACATCTTCgtcttatcatccgagcgcaaatagtcaagcggagtcaacaaacaaagtgatcattGAGAACCTCAAGAAAATATTGGAAGcggcaaaaggcaaatggccggaagagttgcccggagttctatgggcctaccaaacaacggccaaatcaagtacaggagaaactcctttttccctcGTGTACAGTGTTGAAGCCTTAATCCCGGTTGAAGTGGGcaaacccactttgagatattctcagacaaatgaagaatcaaacaacgaAGCAATATTAATCAACCTAGAACTGCTCGAAGgatgcagggacttggcgcatgtaagaatgctAAATCAAAAGCAGAGGATGGAGCGATAttacaatcaaagagccaactttcaTTTTTTCAAAgcaggagacttggttctaaggaaagtaacccaaaataccgGGGAGCTCAACACGGGAAAGCTAGATCCAAtatgggaaggtccctaccgtaTTTCGGCTAtcaccgggaaaggttcatatgagttggagaaccagaatggagacaagtttCCCAGCAACTAG